A region of Thermococcus argininiproducens DNA encodes the following proteins:
- a CDS encoding ATP/GTP-binding protein, which produces MILTFVGTAGSGKTTLTAEFGRYLVENGKKVAYVNLDTGVKRIPYKADIDVREHITVEELMKEGYGPNGAIVESYDRLMAHVSYYLSRILELEKENDYVLIDTPGQMETFLFHEFGVKLMENMPYPLVIYLFDPTILQKPHDYCFVKFFTLMIDLRLGTTTIPGLNKVDLLENLTEIKKYLEDVEYLSTRLNLETSMQSLLAYKLCKILSEVSPPVRVLYLSAKRRDGFEDLETVAYEHYCTCGDLT; this is translated from the coding sequence GTGATATTGACTTTTGTGGGAACAGCAGGAAGTGGAAAAACCACTTTAACGGCAGAATTTGGAAGGTACTTAGTGGAGAATGGGAAGAAAGTTGCCTATGTTAATCTGGACACAGGCGTAAAGAGGATTCCATACAAAGCAGACATTGATGTCAGAGAACACATTACCGTTGAAGAACTTATGAAAGAAGGATATGGGCCCAACGGAGCCATAGTAGAAAGCTACGATAGACTGATGGCCCATGTAAGCTACTACCTCTCTAGAATACTGGAACTCGAGAAAGAAAACGATTATGTGTTGATAGACACCCCCGGACAGATGGAAACATTCTTATTTCACGAATTTGGGGTTAAGTTAATGGAAAACATGCCTTATCCCCTTGTCATTTATCTTTTCGACCCAACAATACTCCAGAAACCTCACGACTACTGTTTTGTTAAATTCTTCACCTTGATGATAGATCTCCGACTTGGCACCACAACAATCCCAGGGCTTAACAAAGTGGATCTCCTTGAGAATTTAACAGAAATTAAAAAGTATCTAGAAGATGTTGAGTATCTCTCGACTCGTCTAAACCTTGAAACGTCCATGCAATCACTTTTAGCATACAAATTGTGTAAGATTTTATCTGAAGTATCTCCTCCTGTTAGAGTCCTATACCTCTCAGCAAAAAGGAGAGATGGGTTTGAAGACCTCGAAACTGTAGCTTATGAGCATTATTGCACCTGCGGGGACTTGACCTGA
- a CDS encoding L-threonylcarbamoyladenylate synthase, whose product MTIIINMREGVDWEKIRIAARFIKEAKLVAFPTETVYGLGADALNDNAVKKIFKAKGRPPDNPLIIHIADFNQIYELARDVPERAKILAENFWPGPLTIVLPKKEEVPYVTTGGLDTVAIRMPAHEIALALIKSSGRPIAAPSANISGKPSPTLAEHVADDFYGKIECIIDGGETKIGVESTVIDLTTDPPMLLRPGGLPLERIKSIIGEVKIHPAVKGKAVELAKAPGMKYKHYAPEAQVIIIDGERERVIKKIKDLIDEYKKQGIKVGVMATGDFYEADAYFNIGESEEEIARNLFKALRELDKSGVKIILAEGIAERGLGLAVMNRLKKAAGYRIIKV is encoded by the coding sequence ATGACGATAATAATAAACATGCGAGAAGGGGTGGACTGGGAGAAAATTAGGATAGCTGCGAGATTTATTAAAGAAGCTAAGTTAGTTGCATTTCCTACTGAAACCGTGTATGGGCTTGGAGCAGACGCTCTTAATGATAACGCTGTGAAAAAGATATTCAAAGCCAAGGGCAGGCCCCCCGATAACCCTCTTATAATACACATAGCAGATTTTAATCAGATCTATGAACTGGCAAGAGACGTCCCCGAGAGAGCCAAAATTTTAGCCGAAAACTTCTGGCCCGGCCCATTAACAATAGTATTGCCCAAAAAAGAGGAAGTTCCATACGTTACCACAGGAGGCCTAGACACCGTTGCAATACGAATGCCTGCTCATGAAATTGCCCTTGCATTGATAAAATCAAGTGGCCGACCAATTGCCGCACCTTCTGCAAACATTAGTGGAAAACCTAGCCCTACTCTAGCAGAACACGTAGCCGATGACTTCTATGGGAAAATAGAGTGCATAATAGACGGAGGAGAAACTAAAATCGGCGTTGAATCTACCGTGATAGACCTCACAACCGACCCCCCAATGCTCCTAAGGCCAGGAGGCCTCCCTCTAGAAAGAATAAAAAGCATCATCGGCGAAGTTAAAATACATCCTGCAGTCAAAGGAAAGGCCGTAGAGCTTGCAAAAGCTCCAGGAATGAAATACAAACACTACGCTCCAGAGGCGCAAGTAATAATAATCGATGGCGAACGTGAACGAGTTATTAAGAAGATCAAAGATCTTATTGATGAATATAAAAAGCAAGGAATAAAAGTAGGCGTTATGGCAACAGGAGATTTCTATGAGGCAGATGCATATTTCAACATAGGCGAGAGTGAAGAGGAAATAGCTCGCAATTTATTCAAAGCCCTTAGAGAGCTTGATAAAAGTGGAGTGAAGATAATATTGGCAGAAGGAATAGCAGAACGCGGATTAGGCCTGGCCGTGATGAATAGGCTTAAAAAAGCTGCCGGCTACAGAATCATAAAAGTCTAA
- the minD gene encoding cell division ATPase MinD, translating into MGRIIAVASGKGGTGKTTMIANLSMALGLLGKKVCAVDADLTMANLTLHFGLEDTTKTIHDVLMGEIDIKQAIHTTRYEFVYLIPGAFDWEHVAKADPRDLPEVIPKIKDEFDYVLLDCPAGLQMDAMSAMLSGEEVLLITNPEIASISDTMKVGIILKKAGKNVLGFIFNRYEPHKNGISPEIAEEIMEFPLLGIIPEDPKVREAALSGMPVLVYDPDTKASRAIIETARNLIKTEEEL; encoded by the coding sequence ATGGGAAGAATTATCGCAGTAGCCTCTGGAAAAGGTGGAACCGGAAAAACAACAATGATAGCCAATCTCTCCATGGCATTGGGCTTGCTGGGAAAAAAAGTTTGTGCCGTAGACGCGGACTTAACAATGGCAAATCTAACTCTACACTTTGGACTGGAGGATACAACCAAAACTATTCACGATGTTCTAATGGGAGAAATAGACATTAAACAGGCAATTCACACAACCAGATATGAATTTGTATATCTGATTCCAGGGGCATTTGACTGGGAACATGTTGCTAAGGCAGATCCAAGAGATTTACCTGAAGTTATTCCAAAAATAAAGGATGAATTTGATTACGTGCTCTTAGACTGCCCTGCAGGATTACAGATGGATGCTATGAGCGCGATGTTAAGTGGAGAAGAAGTATTATTAATCACAAACCCTGAGATAGCCAGTATAAGCGACACTATGAAAGTTGGAATAATTTTGAAAAAGGCTGGAAAAAATGTTCTAGGATTCATTTTTAATCGTTATGAACCTCATAAAAATGGGATCTCACCCGAGATAGCTGAAGAAATAATGGAATTCCCCCTCCTAGGAATTATCCCTGAGGACCCAAAAGTTAGAGAGGCGGCCCTTAGTGGAATGCCAGTGCTAGTTTATGACCCAGATACAAAGGCTAGCCGAGCAATAATTGAAACTGCAAGGAATCTCATAAAAACGGAAGAAGAATTATAA
- a CDS encoding winged helix-turn-helix domain-containing protein, translating to MYFALPKSALQVFNALEDKPISSKELARRTNLSERTVRYALKILKENGLVEEIFFLRDARRRGYKRKKLTPG from the coding sequence ATTTACTTTGCTTTACCCAAGTCAGCTCTTCAGGTCTTTAATGCCTTAGAGGATAAGCCAATATCTTCTAAAGAGCTAGCAAGAAGAACCAACCTTTCTGAAAGGACCGTTCGATATGCATTGAAAATTCTGAAAGAAAATGGGCTTGTTGAGGAGATATTTTTCTTAAGGGATGCCCGGAGAAGAGGATATAAACGGAAGAAACTCACTCCGGGCTGA
- a CDS encoding cell wall-binding repeat 2 family protein, with protein sequence MMVKKGFAWLFGILLLASMIPLSQAQATLSIVILVSDNEADSALAEDLASILNATIVVTTWGVYDTNVTAEIMSYAPDKVIIIGGPDAVPKEYETDLSELGIPYVRWYGKDRYETNLEVIKYALEEYPELFVNIKIVIAHGRDLGAIKQVKGIQGKKFVIYVDKNLTNQTEIIGTLLKTKTVIIIKSPLMDNETAEMIRERVRERVQNGNITEEDIGITPEMAWEAIEIAINRTETAKEILDNLTIPSATKLLELAEKEIQIAKESYNEGNYGKAYGQAIAAKAHAEAVIRLAGKEWRNVMHAKVDIQLEREVYKLEIKLKVLTKAGIDVTEISEKIEAAKNAIQAGDYEGARELIEQAKNMLRDAFMQGRGKMKEINLPVGRGRGRP encoded by the coding sequence ATGATGGTGAAAAAAGGATTTGCTTGGCTGTTTGGGATATTGCTTTTAGCAAGTATGATACCCCTCTCACAAGCACAGGCAACACTCTCAATAGTTATACTTGTAAGTGACAACGAAGCAGATTCAGCACTTGCGGAAGATCTCGCCAGCATTTTAAATGCAACAATAGTCGTGACTACATGGGGAGTTTACGATACAAACGTAACTGCAGAGATAATGAGCTATGCACCAGACAAAGTGATAATTATTGGAGGACCCGACGCAGTTCCAAAAGAGTATGAGACAGACTTAAGTGAGTTGGGAATACCCTATGTAAGATGGTATGGTAAAGACCGATATGAGACCAATCTTGAGGTCATTAAATATGCACTAGAAGAGTACCCAGAACTATTCGTCAATATTAAGATTGTCATCGCTCATGGAAGGGATCTTGGAGCTATTAAACAGGTAAAAGGTATCCAAGGAAAGAAATTTGTTATTTATGTAGATAAGAATCTAACCAACCAAACTGAAATAATCGGAACATTACTCAAAACAAAGACTGTTATAATAATCAAGAGCCCATTAATGGACAATGAAACTGCTGAAATGATAAGAGAGCGCGTGAGAGAAAGGGTTCAGAATGGAAATATAACTGAGGAGGATATTGGAATAACTCCTGAGATGGCATGGGAGGCCATAGAAATAGCAATTAACAGAACAGAGACTGCAAAAGAGATACTAGATAACTTAACAATCCCAAGTGCTACAAAGCTTTTGGAGCTCGCCGAAAAAGAGATACAAATAGCAAAAGAGAGTTACAACGAAGGTAACTATGGAAAAGCATATGGCCAGGCAATAGCAGCCAAAGCCCACGCTGAAGCAGTTATCAGACTGGCAGGAAAAGAATGGAGAAACGTCATGCATGCTAAAGTAGACATACAACTCGAAAGGGAAGTCTACAAGCTTGAGATTAAACTCAAGGTTCTTACAAAAGCTGGAATCGACGTAACTGAAATAAGCGAAAAAATAGAAGCAGCCAAAAATGCAATACAAGCAGGAGATTATGAGGGTGCAAGAGAACTCATTGAACAAGCCAAAAACATGCTCAGAGATGCTTTCATGCAAGGAAGAGGGAAGATGAAAGAAATAAACCTACCAGTTGGAAGAGGTAGGGGTAGGCCATAG
- a CDS encoding AbrB/MazE/SpoVT family DNA-binding domain-containing protein, producing the protein MKLSSKGLITIPGEVRNESELSSGDIVELIVVQVYKLRDILGERTKVYEYLITKGYKVTTPEEELVGVMNEMGINKSQFC; encoded by the coding sequence GTGAAACTTAGTTCTAAGGGTTTAATTACAATCCCTGGAGAAGTTAGAAACGAGTCAGAGTTATCTTCAGGTGATATTGTTGAATTGATTGTTGTTCAAGTTTACAAACTTAGAGACATACTTGGAGAGCGTACAAAAGTTTATGAATATTTAATAACCAAAGGTTATAAAGTCACCACACCGGAAGAAGAATTGGTCGGTGTTATGAACGAGATGGGCATTAACAAGTCACAATTCTGTTGA
- a CDS encoding glycosyltransferase family 4 protein produces the protein MKILIIGHYPPHKGGIATHTESLVKELRKKHEVHIITYGPITPREFEKEFVHQVTVPKVFGLRGILFTFLAAVKAIKLHKKFNFDIIHAHYVGTTSYAGVLAKNRLKIPLIITAHGSDLDFMSKLPLGRYFVKESLTKSDLTITVSHYLKKRALALGANKVKVIPNAIKNLKRKNLKREYITFIGSLTLYKDPATFIKLARHFPNEKFLVVGDGPLRKELEKQAPKNVKFLGYREDIGEILSKTKLLILPSAREGFGLVVLEANSLEVPVIGRAVGGIRELIREGKNGYTFETFEELVKKVDSLLPNKKALKMGKIGNTISGRYNWKKIGEAVEERYRELVGERYDDNNKHARRGGLGEN, from the coding sequence ATGAAGATTTTGATAATCGGCCATTATCCTCCCCACAAGGGCGGCATTGCCACTCATACTGAGAGTCTAGTGAAGGAATTAAGAAAGAAACATGAAGTTCACATAATAACCTATGGACCAATAACTCCTAGAGAGTTTGAGAAAGAATTCGTCCACCAAGTAACTGTTCCAAAAGTTTTTGGTTTGAGAGGCATTCTGTTCACTTTTCTTGCTGCTGTTAAGGCCATCAAACTTCATAAAAAATTCAATTTTGATATTATTCATGCCCATTATGTTGGAACCACAAGTTATGCAGGGGTACTTGCAAAAAACAGATTAAAAATTCCGCTTATTATCACAGCTCACGGGAGTGATCTTGATTTTATGTCTAAGCTCCCTCTTGGAAGATATTTTGTTAAGGAAAGTTTGACAAAGAGCGACCTAACAATAACGGTAAGTCACTATCTTAAAAAGCGGGCTTTAGCACTGGGAGCAAACAAAGTAAAAGTAATCCCCAATGCGATAAAAAACCTAAAAAGAAAAAATCTGAAAAGAGAATATATCACTTTTATTGGCAGCTTGACCCTGTATAAAGACCCTGCCACATTCATAAAACTTGCTCGACATTTTCCAAATGAGAAGTTTCTAGTTGTTGGAGACGGGCCACTAAGGAAGGAGCTTGAAAAACAGGCGCCTAAAAATGTAAAATTCCTAGGATATAGAGAAGACATTGGGGAAATTCTCTCAAAAACCAAACTTTTAATTCTTCCTTCTGCGAGAGAAGGGTTTGGGTTAGTTGTTCTCGAAGCCAATTCCCTTGAAGTACCCGTTATTGGTAGGGCTGTAGGTGGCATAAGAGAACTTATTCGAGAGGGCAAAAATGGTTATACCTTTGAGACTTTTGAGGAGCTTGTGAAAAAAGTTGATTCTTTATTGCCAAATAAAAAAGCTTTAAAAATGGGAAAAATAGGGAACACTATCAGTGGAAGATACAATTGGAAGAAAATTGGGGAGGCCGTTGAAGAGAGATATAGAGAGCTTGTCGGTGAGAGATATGACGATAATAATAAACATGCGAGAAGGGGTGGACTGGGAGAAAATTAG
- a CDS encoding nucleotidyltransferase domain-containing protein, which produces MPREKVVRVWDEREVVYSPKKWAILREKREKALKIMERLEQFDPHVYGSVARGDVRKDSDIDIIIPYKVSSFLIELSLEGIPFHNRRIVMATPWHLIKGHIEIDEETTVTFPLINPTDREFEFYKWGGMVDIWGVKTDLRVPGVNKKLILILPTDKGHIEKEVVGRESEVAKSLGVSIELVQERVKILTRRDSIGRTGIYLNEEVPEWMSFEEALKRIADRDPNIRRKIRESGGI; this is translated from the coding sequence ATGCCAAGAGAAAAAGTTGTGAGAGTGTGGGACGAGAGAGAAGTGGTTTATTCTCCTAAAAAATGGGCAATTTTAAGAGAGAAAAGGGAAAAGGCATTAAAAATAATGGAAAGGCTAGAACAGTTTGATCCCCATGTTTATGGAAGCGTTGCCAGAGGGGACGTGAGAAAAGACAGCGATATAGATATAATCATCCCCTATAAGGTCTCAAGTTTTTTGATTGAACTCAGTCTAGAAGGTATCCCCTTTCACAACAGAAGGATTGTGATGGCCACTCCATGGCATTTAATAAAGGGCCATATTGAGATTGATGAAGAGACAACGGTAACCTTCCCTCTTATCAATCCTACTGACAGAGAATTTGAATTTTATAAATGGGGAGGAATGGTCGATATTTGGGGAGTTAAGACAGATCTAAGAGTTCCTGGAGTTAATAAGAAGCTGATTCTAATACTCCCTACAGATAAAGGGCACATAGAGAAGGAGGTTGTAGGGAGAGAAAGCGAAGTTGCAAAGAGTCTTGGGGTGAGCATTGAGCTTGTTCAGGAGAGAGTAAAGATACTCACGAGAAGGGACTCGATAGGAAGAACAGGAATTTATCTCAATGAAGAGGTGCCCGAGTGGATGAGCTTTGAAGAGGCCTTGAAGAGAATAGCCGATAGAGACCCCAACATTAGAAGAAAGATAAGGGAGAGCGGAGGTATTTAA
- the asnB gene encoding asparagine synthase (glutamine-hydrolyzing) — MCLIAGGMGKNLKIKLTTMINSGKHRGRDSFGIWTNEGVLKSEDFSQINEIPDGKIGLLQCRLAMTGSKSFTQPFYNEFILVHNGEIYNYHQIRAFLENREVEFESDVDTEVILRLLEFLIEKNTPIPQAVKKLMRSLNGDYAVAFSDKKDIYLFRDPIGVRPLYYSPNGFFASEKKVLWSIGENAIPVKPGELVRISNGKIEQFKLFNVLDMKGSFFDYSTSKMSITRSLDYSIRLRGSRKVGVLFSGGLDSSLIAILASKYSKEVTLYTAGAEGSPDLEWSRKVSEELGLKLKEYVFDLDDVRDAVPLVMFAIEEPNAMNLAIGIPLYFATKLASEDGTKILLSGQGADELFGGYAKYLTNPRIMEKDLTEMGEKNLARDDKIAMLNSVEGRFPFLDINMVKSALRVPLKYKIHNGTRKAILREVALELGLPKEVAYREKKACQYGTNAQKLLEKIAKKEGLKLSKFAETVFNEVFEQR, encoded by the coding sequence ATGTGCTTGATAGCTGGTGGGATGGGAAAAAACCTCAAGATCAAATTAACAACCATGATAAATTCTGGAAAACATAGAGGGAGAGATTCTTTTGGAATATGGACTAATGAAGGAGTATTAAAAAGTGAAGACTTCTCTCAAATTAATGAGATTCCAGATGGTAAAATTGGCCTCTTACAATGTCGTCTTGCGATGACTGGATCAAAAAGCTTCACTCAACCTTTTTATAATGAATTCATCCTAGTCCACAATGGCGAGATTTACAATTACCACCAAATAAGGGCGTTTTTGGAAAACAGAGAGGTTGAATTTGAAAGCGATGTGGATACTGAGGTTATCCTCCGCCTTCTAGAGTTCCTAATTGAAAAAAATACTCCAATACCACAAGCTGTAAAGAAGCTAATGAGGAGTTTAAATGGAGATTACGCAGTGGCCTTCTCAGATAAAAAAGATATTTACCTCTTCAGAGATCCTATAGGGGTCAGGCCATTGTATTATTCTCCTAATGGGTTTTTTGCCTCAGAAAAGAAAGTACTATGGAGTATAGGAGAAAATGCCATTCCAGTAAAACCAGGAGAATTAGTAAGAATTTCCAACGGAAAAATTGAGCAGTTCAAGCTTTTCAATGTTTTGGATATGAAGGGAAGCTTCTTTGACTACAGCACCAGTAAAATGAGCATAACCAGAAGTTTGGACTACTCAATTCGCTTAAGAGGTAGTAGGAAGGTAGGAGTTCTCTTTTCAGGGGGCTTAGACAGTTCATTAATAGCCATTCTCGCATCCAAGTATTCAAAGGAAGTTACTCTTTACACAGCAGGAGCTGAGGGGAGTCCAGACTTAGAGTGGTCAAGGAAGGTAAGTGAGGAATTAGGTCTAAAGTTAAAAGAATACGTTTTTGACCTCGATGATGTGAGAGATGCCGTGCCTTTGGTTATGTTCGCCATAGAGGAGCCGAATGCCATGAATCTTGCAATAGGTATCCCTCTTTACTTCGCAACAAAGCTCGCAAGCGAAGACGGAACAAAAATACTCTTAAGTGGACAAGGTGCAGACGAGCTTTTTGGTGGATACGCAAAATATCTCACCAATCCAAGGATTATGGAAAAGGACCTAACTGAAATGGGGGAGAAAAACCTCGCAAGGGATGATAAGATTGCCATGCTTAACAGCGTAGAAGGAAGATTCCCATTTTTAGACATTAATATGGTCAAAAGTGCACTTAGAGTACCTCTGAAATATAAGATCCACAATGGAACAAGAAAAGCCATCCTAAGAGAAGTGGCCCTTGAACTAGGACTGCCCAAAGAAGTGGCATATAGAGAGAAAAAGGCCTGCCAATACGGAACCAATGCTCAAAAACTCTTAGAGAAGATTGCCAAAAAAGAAGGGCTCAAACTTTCCAAGTTTGCAGAAACGGTCTTTAATGAGGTATTTGAACAAAGATAA
- a CDS encoding AbrB/MazE/SpoVT family DNA-binding domain-containing protein — MTTKNTESQVIEPLAKFHAEVDKYGRFTLPKITRKRYSIEQSDFVELIVRIIRDNVVLSRVHVFVRVAKDGKIYLPQKIVKKFNIIQDDILEVLLIRYFKIDDLLTEEARNIKHLLKNKYEILTATQEAEILSTNVQITSSTKREN; from the coding sequence TTGACAACAAAAAACACAGAGTCACAAGTCATCGAGCCACTAGCGAAGTTTCACGCTGAAGTCGACAAATATGGTAGGTTTACTTTGCCTAAAATCACGAGGAAACGATATAGTATAGAGCAAAGCGATTTTGTAGAACTAATAGTTCGTATTATTAGAGACAATGTTGTTTTAAGCCGGGTACATGTATTTGTTCGTGTGGCAAAAGATGGAAAAATCTATCTTCCCCAAAAAATTGTCAAGAAATTCAACATAATCCAAGATGATATTCTCGAAGTATTGTTAATCAGGTACTTTAAAATTGACGACCTCCTCACCGAAGAGGCCCGTAATATTAAGCACTTGTTGAAAAATAAATATGAAATTCTAACGGCTACACAGGAGGCAGAGATCCTCTCTACAAATGTTCAAATAACCTCATCTACTAAACGTGAAAATTAA